A region of the Sphingomonas sp. S2-65 genome:
GGAATATCGCGGCGACGATGCCAAGGGACAGGCTTTCCATCTTCATGCCGGGTCGGCGATCCAGCAAAGCTCGTCCGAGCCGGTGGTGCAGCTGAACGACTTGCAGGCCGAGATCCGCCTGCCCGAAGGCCCGGCATCGCTTGTCGCCCCGAGCGGGCGGTACGACCTGAACACCGAGCAGGTGGCAGTCGACGGGCCGATTCGCTTCCAGACGTCGGACGGCTATGTCCTGAACACCCAGAATGCCACGGTGGACCTCAAGAGCCGCACCTTGCAAAGCGGCGGCGCGGTGCGCGGCAACACGCCGATGGGCGTGTTCAGCGGAAACAAGCTGAGCGCGGACCTGGAACGCCGTACCGTGTCGCTGGATGGCAATGCGCGCTTGCGGATATTCCCCAACCGCGCAAATAGGCGCTGATGACCCGCGCTCTCGCCTTGCTTTCGATCGGAGCCCCGCTGGCGCTTGCCGCGTCCAGCGTCGCCGTTGCGCAGTCGCGCCACAATTCCGCGGCACCGATCGACTTCGGGGCGAACCACATCGAACTGCAGGACCGCGCCAACCGGGTGCTGCTGACCGGCGCGGTGCGCATCACCCAGGCGGAGATGGCGCTGACCGCCGCGCGCGTGACGGTGAGCTATACCGGGCAGATCACCAACGGCTCCCCGTCGGTGTCGCGCCTGGATGCCGCGGGCGGCGTCACCGTGACGCGCCCGCAGCAGAGCGCCACCTCGCAATATGCGATCTACGATCTCAACCGCCGCGTCAT
Encoded here:
- the lptC gene encoding LPS export ABC transporter periplasmic protein LptC translates to MSEGAARLPSRKRGWAHPGSRHDRMVRLLLIALPIGIGVLSAFLVVAPLMMGGEMSFLLDKNRVDVAKERLRIERAEYRGDDAKGQAFHLHAGSAIQQSSSEPVVQLNDLQAEIRLPEGPASLVAPSGRYDLNTEQVAVDGPIRFQTSDGYVLNTQNATVDLKSRTLQSGGAVRGNTPMGVFSGNKLSADLERRTVSLDGNARLRIFPNRANRR
- a CDS encoding LptA/OstA family protein, whose translation is MTRALALLSIGAPLALAASSVAVAQSRHNSAAPIDFGANHIELQDRANRVLLTGAVRITQAEMALTAARVTVSYTGQITNGSPSVSRLDAAGGVTVTRPQQSATSQYAIYDLNRRVITMIGNVTLRQNGNNVTGGRLSIDLDTGRATIDGSGVGGAATPGQPGVQSSGGRVTGRFSVPQRSTPAPQR